A window from Triplophysa dalaica isolate WHDGS20190420 chromosome 3, ASM1584641v1, whole genome shotgun sequence encodes these proteins:
- the abhd17aa gene encoding abhydrolase domain containing 17A, depalmitoylase a, with protein sequence MNGLSISELCGLFCCPPCPSRIAAKLAFLPPEPTYTLLPDLESNSPVTSSLGAPGLRSRLSGGGSGAGEAGVSGAGASGAVASDVECSGEGRWKLHLSERAEFQYSQRELDGTEVFLTNSSRGNKVGCMYIRCAPSARYTVLFSHGNAVDLGQMSSFYIGLGTRINCNIFSYDYSGYGVSTGKPSEKNLYADIDAAWHALRSRYGISPENIILYGQSIGTVPTVDLASRYECAAVVLHSPLTSGMRVAFPDTKKTYCFDAFPNIEKVSKITSPVLIIHGTEDEVIDFSHGLALFERCPKAVEPLWVEGAGHNDIELYSQYLERLRRFISQEVAAQ encoded by the exons ATGAACGGATTGTCCATAAGCGAGTTGTGCGGCCTGTTTTGTTGCCCACCCTGTCCGAGTCGAATTGCAGCGAAGCTGGCCTTCCTGCCACCAGAACCCACCTACACTCTTCTGCCAGACCTGGAGTCCAACTCACCTGTGACCTCTAGCCTCGGAGCCCCGGGTTTGCGTTCCCGGCTGAGTGGAGGTGGATCAGGAGCGGGGGAAGCAGGGGTGAGTGGAGCCGGTGCGAGTGGAGCTGTCGCGAGTGATGTAGAGTGCAGTGGAGAAGGCCGGTGGAAGCTACACCTCTCTGAGCGAGCAGAGTTTCAGTATTCTCAAAGGGAGCTGGATGGAACCGAGGTTTTTCTCACTAACTCCAGCCGGGGCAACAAAGTGGGATGCATGTACATCCGCTGCGCCCCGTCCGCAAG GTACACTGTGCTCTTTTCCCATGGTAACGCTGTGGATCTCGGTCAGATGAGCAGCTTCTACATCGGCCTGGGCACTCGCATCAACTGCAACATCTTCTCCTATGATTACTCCGGCTATGGGGTCAGCACAGGAAAACCCTCGGAGAAGAATCTGTATGCAGACATAGACGCTGCCTGGCACGCTCTGCGCTCAAG GTATGGAATAAGCCCAGAGAATATAATTCTTTACGGGCAGAGCATCGGCACCGTTCCCACTGTGGACCTGGCGTCTCGATACGAGTGTGCCGCTGTGGTGCTGCACTCGCCGCTCACTTCAGGAATGAGGGTGGCGTTCCCGGACACAAAGAAGACGTATTGCTTTGATGCTTTTCCAAA CATTGAGAAGGTGTCTAAGATCACGTCTCCAGTGCTGATCATTCACGGGACGGAGGATGAGGTAATTGATTTCTCTCACGGTCTGGCCTTGTTTGAGCGCTGTCCGAAGGCAGTGGAGCCGCTGTGGGTCGAGGGGGCTGGCCACAACGACATTGAGCTCTACAGCCAGTACCTAGAACGCCTGCGTCGATTCATCAGCCAGGAAGTGGCTGCGCAGTAA
- the cdc34b gene encoding cell division cycle 34 homolog (S. cerevisiae) b: MAQQSSSQVASSQKALMLEMKSLQEEPVEGFKITLVDEADLYNWEVAIFGPPNTHYEGGYFKARIKFPIDYPYSPPTFRFLTKMWHPNIYENGDVCISILHPPVDDPQSGELPSERWNPTQNVRTILLSVISLLNEPNTFSPANVDASVMYRKWRDSKGKDREYAEIIRKQVLATKAEAERDGVKVPTTLAEYCVRTRAPAPDEGSDLLYDDYYDDEDLEDEDEDDEDCCYDEDDSGNEES, translated from the exons atgGCACAACAAAGCAGTTCTCAGGTCGCCAGCTCTCAAAAAGCTTTAATGTTGGAGATGAAGTCTCTGCAGGAGGAACCGGTGGAGGGTTTCAAGATCACATTAGTGGATGAAGCTGATCTCTACAACTGGGAAGTGGCGATCTTTGGACCCCCAAACACTCATTACGAAGGGGGGTATTTCAAG GCTCGTATCAAGTTCCCAATCGACTACCCTTATTCACCGCCCACATTCAGATTCCTCACCAAAATGTGGCACCCCAACATCTATGAG AACGGCGACGTGTGTATCTCCATTCTGCATCCTCCAGTAGATGATCCACAGAGCGGAGAACTTCCATCTGAGAGGTGGAATCCCACACAGAACGTCAG aACGATCCTGTTGAGTGTCATCTCTCTGCTGAATGaaccaaacacattttctcCAGCAAACGTCGACGCCTCAGTCATGTACCGCAAATGGAGAGACAGTAAAGGAAAAGACAGGGAATACGCAGAGATCATAAG AAAACAGGTTTTGGCCACTAAAGCAGAAGCAGAACGGGACGGCGTTAAAGTCCCCACCACACTGGCGGAGTACTGTGTGCGCACACGTGCCCCCGCACCTGACGAGGGGTCTGACCTGTTGTACGATGATTACTATGACGATGAAGACTTggaggatgaggatgaggacGACGAGGACTGCTGCTATGACGAAGACGACTCAGGAAATGAGGAGTCATGA